In one Moritella sp. 5 genomic region, the following are encoded:
- a CDS encoding TraR/DksA C4-type zinc finger protein: MSDFMNEGQVAYFKEKLETEQQEILSRIESQSTDVVISDSNEMADEIDRAAMEEAHRLELNRIHHDKLHIKKIIKALRRIDSGDYGYCDTCGDEISIKRLQARPESRLCLECQSTKEFTDHSLYRR; encoded by the coding sequence ATGAGCGATTTTATGAATGAAGGCCAAGTTGCCTATTTCAAAGAAAAACTAGAAACAGAGCAACAAGAGATTTTATCTCGTATTGAAAGCCAATCCACTGACGTCGTAATCTCTGATAGCAATGAAATGGCTGATGAGATAGATCGTGCGGCGATGGAAGAAGCGCATCGTCTTGAATTAAACCGTATTCATCACGATAAACTACACATCAAAAAGATCATCAAAGCACTGCGTCGTATCGACAGTGGCGATTATGGCTATTGTGATACCTGTGGTGACGAAATATCGATTAAACGCTTACAAGCACGTCCTGAATCACGCCTATGCTTAGAGTGTCAGTCAACGAAAGAATTTACTGACCACAGCTTATACCGCCGCTAG
- the rmuC gene encoding DNA recombination protein RmuC — MTFDSLLPIFPYIVVSCIAIIFGFVAIRKTQQANLSMQTLNHEVELLEQQLDNVNYANDQLQKEHDANKLKLESQNNQLIKLMSRLRESDIRLQAERQASEEKLALQAQSEQRLQQQFENLANKIFDSKTDNFKELNKSSVELLLAPLKTQLEGFKQQVQDVYSNEAKERHSLQSEVARLQQVYQLMSSETANLTKALKGDNKQQGNWGEVILARILSESGLREGHEYDVQVSLNNEHGKRFQPDVIVHLPQDKDVVVDSKVSLTAYERYFNADDEVTRKQALQEHVTSIRGHIRELGRKDYHLLQGLKTLDYVLMFVAVEPAFIAALEADPSLMKYALDNNIMLVSPTNLLVALRTIDNLWRYERQNQNAQLIAERAGRIYEKLRLFSHDMQDMGTALDKAQDSYDSAMKRLSSGKGNLIKQAQQFVELGVEVKKPLPVELIEKSSANLLE, encoded by the coding sequence ATGACTTTTGATTCTCTGTTACCCATATTTCCGTATATTGTCGTTAGCTGTATCGCGATTATTTTTGGCTTCGTTGCAATCCGTAAAACTCAGCAAGCCAACTTATCGATGCAAACTTTAAATCATGAAGTTGAGTTATTAGAACAACAATTAGATAACGTTAATTATGCTAATGACCAATTGCAGAAAGAGCATGATGCTAATAAATTAAAATTAGAATCGCAAAACAACCAGTTAATTAAATTAATGTCACGATTACGTGAAAGTGACATTCGTTTACAGGCTGAACGCCAGGCTAGCGAAGAAAAACTGGCACTGCAAGCACAATCTGAACAACGCTTACAACAGCAGTTCGAAAACCTCGCAAATAAAATTTTTGATAGTAAAACCGACAATTTCAAAGAACTAAACAAGTCTAGTGTGGAATTGCTTTTAGCGCCATTAAAAACGCAGCTCGAAGGATTTAAACAGCAAGTGCAAGATGTTTACTCTAACGAAGCGAAAGAGCGCCACAGCTTACAATCTGAAGTTGCTCGTTTGCAGCAAGTTTATCAATTGATGTCTAGCGAAACGGCTAATTTAACTAAAGCCCTGAAAGGGGACAATAAACAGCAAGGTAATTGGGGCGAAGTTATTTTAGCGCGGATCTTATCTGAATCTGGTTTACGGGAAGGACATGAATATGATGTTCAGGTAAGCTTGAATAATGAACATGGCAAACGCTTTCAGCCTGATGTGATTGTTCATCTACCACAAGATAAAGATGTTGTGGTTGATTCTAAGGTGTCATTAACGGCTTACGAGCGTTACTTTAATGCTGACGATGAAGTGACACGTAAACAAGCGTTACAGGAGCATGTAACCTCTATTCGTGGGCATATTCGTGAACTTGGGCGTAAAGATTACCACTTGTTACAAGGCTTAAAAACGTTAGATTATGTACTGATGTTTGTGGCGGTAGAACCGGCATTTATAGCGGCATTAGAAGCTGACCCAAGTTTAATGAAGTATGCACTGGATAATAATATCATGTTAGTGAGTCCAACCAATTTGTTAGTTGCATTACGTACCATTGATAATTTATGGCGTTACGAACGTCAGAACCAGAATGCACAATTAATCGCAGAACGTGCTGGCAGGATCTATGAAAAGCTGCGTTTATTTAGTCATGATATGCAAGACATGGGAACAGCGTTAGATAAAGCACAAGATAGTTATGATTCAGCGATGAAACGTTTAAGTTCAGGTAAGGGCAATTTAATTAAACAAGCGCAGCAGTTTGTAGAGCTGGGCGTCGAAGTTAAAAAACCATTACCTGTTGAGTTAATTGAGAAAAGCAGTGCTAACTTATTAGAATAA
- a CDS encoding TrkH family potassium uptake protein, producing the protein MVNFKPVLFMASVVLRALALFMIAPLVLALSTDGHGAPEFFKSIIITTIASGLFWHKGRSNVFRLGIREMFLLTTCVWIIASAFAALPLMLIQHISYTDAYFETMSGITTTGSTVLSNLDTTAHSVLLWRSILQWLGGVGFVVMGVAVLPYLNVGGMRLFQTESSDWSDKNTTKTQHTAAYVMYVYLSLTILCYFGYLAADMTSFEALNHAMTTLSTGGYSTSDQSMAHFSNAAQWNGTFFMFLGGLPFLLLISAIHRRDIKVLINDAQIIGFGKLILVMTIMMSLYLWQKDVFDLTDAIRISMFNIVSIVTSTGFGLTDFGTWGEFTTVLFAGLMFTGACSGSTSGGIKIFRFQIAFTLFRKQMSQLVHPSGVFRQHYNGRNVNDVIVRSVVAFGSAFIATVSILAAILSIIGLDPITSITGAITAVANVGPGLGPVIGPSGNFASLPDTAKWALSLGMLMGRLEIMTVLVLVTPAFWKS; encoded by the coding sequence ATGGTTAACTTCAAACCCGTATTGTTCATGGCAAGTGTGGTGTTACGCGCGCTTGCTTTATTTATGATTGCACCTTTGGTACTGGCTTTGTCTACCGATGGCCATGGCGCGCCTGAATTTTTCAAATCTATTATTATCACCACCATCGCATCCGGTTTATTCTGGCATAAAGGCCGCTCAAACGTTTTCCGTCTTGGTATACGTGAAATGTTTTTACTGACCACGTGTGTGTGGATAATAGCCTCCGCATTTGCCGCCCTGCCGCTCATGTTGATCCAACATATTAGCTATACCGATGCCTATTTCGAAACCATGTCAGGTATTACCACCACAGGTTCAACCGTACTCTCAAATTTAGATACAACGGCACACAGTGTATTGCTATGGCGCTCGATTTTACAGTGGTTAGGTGGCGTAGGTTTCGTGGTTATGGGGGTAGCAGTCCTACCTTACTTAAACGTCGGCGGTATGCGTCTATTCCAAACAGAGTCATCTGACTGGTCTGATAAAAACACCACCAAAACCCAGCATACAGCGGCTTACGTTATGTACGTCTATTTAAGCTTAACCATACTTTGTTATTTTGGTTACTTAGCTGCTGACATGACGAGTTTTGAAGCCCTCAATCATGCAATGACAACCCTATCGACAGGCGGCTATTCGACCTCAGATCAATCAATGGCACACTTCTCGAACGCAGCGCAATGGAATGGTACCTTCTTTATGTTTTTAGGGGGGTTACCATTTTTACTCTTGATCAGTGCAATTCATCGTCGCGATATCAAAGTACTTATCAATGATGCGCAGATTATCGGTTTTGGAAAGCTAATACTCGTAATGACAATAATGATGTCGTTATACTTGTGGCAAAAAGATGTTTTTGATCTGACCGACGCGATCAGAATTAGTATGTTTAACATAGTATCAATAGTAACATCGACTGGTTTTGGTTTAACAGATTTCGGCACATGGGGTGAATTTACAACAGTCTTGTTTGCTGGCTTGATGTTTACTGGTGCTTGTTCTGGCTCAACATCTGGAGGGATAAAAATATTTCGATTTCAAATCGCCTTCACCTTATTCCGTAAGCAGATGTCACAATTAGTCCATCCGTCAGGAGTATTTAGACAGCACTATAATGGACGTAATGTAAATGATGTTATTGTACGATCTGTGGTTGCTTTTGGTAGTGCATTTATTGCTACAGTTTCGATACTGGCAGCCATACTCAGCATAATAGGGTTAGACCCGATCACCAGTATTACCGGTGCAATCACCGCTGTGGCTAATGTGGGTCCAGGATTGGGCCCTGTCATTGGCCCATCAGGTAACTTTGCTAGTTTACCTGATACCGCAAAATGGGCGCTTAGCTTAGGCATGTTGATGGGGCGATTAGAGATCATGACAGTATTAGTGCTCGTAACCCCTGCATTTTGGAAAAGTTAA
- the trkA gene encoding Trk system potassium transporter TrkA: MKIIIIGAGQVGGTLAENLVGENNDITIIDRDGDSLRNLQDKFDLRVVEGHGANPDVLREAGAQDADMLVAVTNNDETNMIACQIAYTMFNTPNKIARIRNESYLNNKETLFNNGAIAVDHLIAPEQLVTDYIKRLIDYPGALQVVNFANNKVGLVAVKAYYGGPLVGNALAALREHMPNVEARVAAIFRQGKPIRPLGTTIIEADDEVFFVSASNNIRAVMSELQKLEKPYRRIIIAGGGNIGAALAGRLERDYSVKLIERNITRAEKLSEMLNNTIVFCGDASDQELLSEEHIDQTDVFIAVTNDDEANIMSAMLAKRMGAKKAMVLIQRGAYVDLVQGGTIDIAISPQQATISALLTHVRRADIANVYSLRRGAAEAIEAIAHGDKLTSRVVGRTVGSLKLPTGTTIGAIVRNDAVLIAHDNTVIEQDDHVVMFLVDKKFIPDVEKLFQPSPFFL, encoded by the coding sequence ATGAAAATTATCATTATCGGGGCAGGCCAAGTCGGCGGCACGCTGGCTGAAAACTTAGTAGGTGAGAATAATGACATTACTATTATCGACCGCGATGGCGACAGCTTAAGAAACTTACAAGATAAATTTGACCTGCGCGTTGTTGAAGGCCACGGCGCCAATCCAGACGTACTACGTGAAGCTGGCGCACAAGATGCAGATATGTTGGTGGCAGTGACCAACAATGATGAAACCAATATGATCGCTTGTCAGATCGCTTACACCATGTTCAATACCCCAAATAAAATAGCTCGGATCAGAAATGAATCCTATCTTAATAACAAAGAAACCCTGTTTAATAATGGCGCTATTGCAGTGGACCATTTGATCGCACCTGAGCAGCTAGTGACCGACTATATTAAACGCCTCATCGATTATCCGGGGGCATTACAGGTCGTTAACTTTGCCAATAACAAAGTGGGTCTCGTGGCAGTAAAAGCCTACTATGGCGGTCCATTAGTCGGTAATGCGTTAGCGGCATTACGTGAACATATGCCCAATGTGGAAGCCCGCGTTGCTGCTATCTTCCGCCAAGGCAAACCGATCCGCCCACTGGGTACAACGATTATTGAAGCCGATGACGAAGTATTTTTTGTTTCTGCAAGTAATAATATTCGCGCCGTGATGAGTGAATTGCAAAAACTGGAAAAACCGTATCGTCGTATTATTATTGCCGGTGGCGGTAATATTGGCGCTGCATTAGCGGGTCGTTTAGAGCGTGATTACTCAGTCAAATTGATTGAGCGTAATATCACCCGTGCCGAAAAACTATCAGAAATGCTTAATAATACCATCGTATTCTGCGGTGATGCCTCCGATCAGGAACTGCTCAGTGAAGAACACATAGACCAAACAGACGTATTTATCGCCGTCACCAATGATGACGAAGCCAATATTATGTCTGCCATGTTAGCCAAACGGATGGGGGCGAAAAAAGCCATGGTGCTGATCCAGCGCGGTGCTTATGTGGACCTAGTGCAGGGCGGCACTATCGATATTGCCATTTCACCACAACAGGCCACTATCTCTGCGTTATTAACTCATGTTCGTCGTGCTGATATCGCCAATGTCTACTCATTGCGCCGTGGTGCCGCAGAGGCGATTGAAGCAATAGCCCATGGTGATAAATTAACATCGCGCGTTGTCGGTCGAACTGTAGGGAGTTTAAAACTACCAACAGGTACCACCATTGGTGCAATTGTACGTAATGACGCAGTGCTAATTGCTCATGATAACACCGTGATTGAACAAGATGATCACGTAGTGATGTTCCTGGTTGATAAAAAGTTCATCCCTGATGTAGAGAAACTTTTTCAACCCAGTCCATTCTTCTTATAA
- the rsmB gene encoding 16S rRNA (cytosine(967)-C(5))-methyltransferase RsmB, protein MKTRASAAKVLYQVVDRGQSLTTALPIAQQLLPAKDRALLQEICYGVLRWLPRLEFISRQLMSKPLTGKQRPVHFLILVGLYQLKFMRIPAHAAVAETVNAIKVLKSHKLSGLVNAILRNYQRQQDDLESQADGNDACKFGHPGWLIKRIKAAYPDQWQDVLMANNERPPMWIRVNQQHHNQADYRTLLATDDITADIVDSADSALRLEKPTDVYKLAGFAEGHSSVQDGAAQFAAQFLDAQPGELILDACAAPGGKTAHILERQPALKHLVAVDFDATRLSRVQENLTRMQLEAELIHGDASKPEDWWQGDKFDRILLDAPCSATGVIRRHPDIKWLRRDSDIAPLVQLQSEILDAMWQQLKPGGTLLYATCSILPAENSEQISSFVDRTPDATLIPLTADSDNPASSWQILPNTQGMDGFFYAKLQKKA, encoded by the coding sequence ATGAAAACCAGAGCTAGCGCTGCAAAAGTACTTTACCAAGTTGTTGATAGAGGTCAGTCATTGACGACAGCCTTACCAATTGCTCAGCAATTATTACCAGCCAAGGATCGTGCTTTACTACAGGAGATCTGTTACGGCGTATTGCGCTGGTTACCACGTCTTGAATTTATTAGTCGCCAATTAATGAGCAAACCATTAACGGGCAAGCAAAGACCCGTGCATTTCTTAATTCTGGTTGGCTTATATCAATTAAAATTCATGCGTATTCCAGCACATGCTGCAGTAGCTGAAACCGTAAACGCGATTAAGGTATTAAAATCACATAAACTCAGTGGGCTGGTGAACGCTATTTTACGTAATTACCAGCGCCAACAAGATGATCTAGAAAGCCAAGCTGACGGTAATGACGCGTGTAAATTCGGTCACCCAGGCTGGTTAATAAAACGCATTAAAGCCGCTTATCCAGATCAATGGCAAGATGTATTAATGGCCAACAATGAACGTCCGCCAATGTGGATACGAGTTAATCAGCAACATCATAATCAAGCTGATTATCGAACATTGTTAGCAACGGACGACATCACCGCAGATATCGTAGATAGTGCGGATTCAGCATTACGTTTAGAGAAGCCGACTGATGTTTACAAACTAGCTGGTTTTGCAGAAGGTCATAGCTCAGTACAAGATGGCGCGGCGCAATTTGCGGCGCAATTCTTAGATGCACAACCAGGCGAATTGATTCTTGATGCTTGTGCAGCTCCAGGTGGTAAAACAGCGCACATTTTAGAGCGCCAACCAGCATTAAAGCATCTCGTTGCAGTTGATTTTGATGCTACCCGTTTGAGTCGGGTACAAGAAAACTTAACCCGTATGCAATTAGAAGCAGAGCTTATCCACGGCGATGCGAGTAAGCCAGAAGATTGGTGGCAGGGTGATAAGTTTGATCGCATTTTATTAGATGCACCTTGTAGTGCAACGGGCGTTATTCGTCGTCATCCCGATATCAAATGGTTACGTCGTGATAGCGACATTGCACCATTAGTCCAATTACAGTCTGAAATTTTAGATGCCATGTGGCAGCAACTTAAACCTGGCGGCACATTATTATATGCTACCTGCTCTATTCTACCGGCAGAAAACAGCGAACAAATCAGTTCGTTTGTTGATCGAACTCCCGATGCAACGCTGATCCCATTAACAGCCGACAGCGACAATCCAGCATCAAGCTGGCAGATCCTACCCAATACCCAAGGCATGGATGGCTTTTTCTACGCGAAGTTACAAAAAAAAGCATAA
- the fmt gene encoding methionyl-tRNA formyltransferase, translated as MTKPLRIIFAGTPDFAAKHLSALLNSEHKVIAVYSQPDRPAGRGKKLKPSDVKQLAVSHDIPVYQPVSLRNEEAQQELAALNADLMVVVAYGLILPQVALDTPRLGCINVHGSLLPRWRGAAPIQRAIWAGDAETGVTIMQMDIGLDTGAMLHKVTCPIADNETSASLYDKLAELGPQGLLETLTQISNNTAVAEVQDDEQANYAAKLSKEEANIDWTQSAVAIERQIRAFNPWPVSYTQIAEQNVKVWQANASEDVTDAQPGTVLTATKQGIQVATGNGILTLLNLQLAGKKAMPVQDILNARKEWFTVGQLLNSI; from the coding sequence TTGACCAAACCATTACGCATTATTTTTGCCGGCACCCCTGATTTTGCCGCAAAACACCTCTCTGCATTACTAAATTCAGAGCATAAAGTGATCGCGGTATATAGCCAGCCAGATCGCCCCGCAGGTCGCGGAAAAAAATTAAAACCAAGTGACGTAAAACAACTCGCAGTTAGCCATGACATTCCTGTTTATCAGCCTGTTAGTTTACGAAATGAAGAAGCACAACAAGAATTGGCAGCCCTAAACGCCGATTTGATGGTCGTTGTTGCTTACGGTTTGATCCTGCCACAAGTCGCGTTAGATACACCGCGCTTAGGTTGTATCAATGTGCATGGTTCACTATTACCAAGATGGCGTGGAGCAGCACCAATCCAACGTGCAATCTGGGCCGGAGATGCTGAGACAGGCGTCACTATCATGCAAATGGATATCGGTTTAGATACAGGAGCCATGCTACACAAAGTAACTTGCCCAATCGCGGATAATGAAACCAGTGCCAGTTTATATGACAAACTTGCCGAGCTTGGCCCACAAGGTCTATTGGAAACATTAACGCAGATCAGTAACAATACCGCAGTAGCTGAAGTGCAAGATGATGAACAAGCAAACTATGCGGCGAAACTGAGTAAAGAAGAAGCAAACATCGATTGGACACAATCAGCTGTTGCTATCGAACGTCAAATCCGCGCATTTAATCCTTGGCCTGTGAGTTACACACAAATTGCCGAGCAAAATGTGAAAGTTTGGCAAGCAAATGCGAGTGAAGATGTGACAGACGCACAGCCTGGCACGGTTCTAACCGCAACAAAACAAGGCATTCAAGTGGCAACAGGGAATGGCATATTAACGTTATTAAACCTGCAACTTGCGGGCAAAAAAGCCATGCCAGTTCAAGATATACTAAATGCTCGTAAAGAGTGGTTTACTGTTGGCCAATTACTAAATTCTATTTAA
- the def gene encoding peptide deformylase — protein sequence MAILEVLHFPDDRLKKIAQPVQEITPATQIIIDDMLETMYAEEGIGLAAVQVNILQRIVVIDVSGTRDEPLILINPVLTNKFGETGIEEGCLSVPESRAFVPRAESVTVTALDRDGDEFTLEAHDLLAICLQHEVDHLNGKLFIDYLSPLKQQRIRKKLEKLARKDK from the coding sequence ATGGCTATATTAGAAGTTTTACATTTTCCTGATGATCGATTAAAAAAAATTGCTCAACCTGTGCAGGAAATCACACCAGCGACACAAATCATCATCGATGACATGCTCGAAACCATGTATGCAGAAGAAGGTATTGGTTTAGCCGCTGTACAAGTTAATATTTTACAACGTATTGTCGTTATCGATGTGTCAGGAACACGCGATGAGCCTCTAATCCTTATCAATCCAGTCCTCACCAACAAATTCGGTGAGACAGGTATTGAAGAAGGTTGCCTATCGGTACCAGAATCACGCGCTTTTGTGCCACGCGCAGAAAGTGTAACAGTGACAGCATTAGACCGTGATGGTGATGAGTTTACACTAGAAGCCCATGATTTATTAGCGATTTGTTTACAGCACGAAGTGGACCACCTAAACGGTAAACTCTTTATTGACTATCTATCACCGCTAAAACAGCAAAGAATTCGGAAAAAGCTCGAAAAGCTAGCTCGTAAAGATAAATAA
- a CDS encoding LysM peptidoglycan-binding domain-containing protein → MSIKRRLIFALAAILPFLAHADSLNLKNQYPTEYIVKEGDTLWDISSKYLQSPWLWPQLWDANPALDDPHLIYPGDKLQLIFVDGQPRLVRNHMRKRILKVSPKARPELKGSRAIPTIPLKLINSFLSRDYVAADEKLKHAPVILGNNDGNTTFIVGHSIFASSSLKPGQYGIYRRGRIYIDPVTNEKLGNEVEFIAIARVVNTGTETIPAKLSILKSAKEARKGDRLLPMPEQDRLPVYFQPRNFQLASDGVIVAADEKYNTIGKNDVVIINRGWRDSVGAGDVFAVLKRGKTIIRREQDLDFNYDDQINQYDKLFSDKNELQLPDERIGEMMVFKVYDKVSLALITHSSQVIKLNDKVSNL, encoded by the coding sequence ATGTCCATAAAACGTCGTTTGATCTTTGCTTTAGCCGCTATTTTACCTTTTTTAGCGCATGCTGATAGCTTAAACTTAAAAAACCAATACCCCACTGAATACATCGTCAAAGAAGGTGATACGCTTTGGGATATTTCGAGCAAATATTTGCAAAGCCCGTGGCTGTGGCCACAATTATGGGATGCTAATCCTGCTTTAGATGATCCGCATCTTATCTATCCCGGCGATAAACTACAATTAATCTTTGTTGATGGCCAACCTCGCTTAGTACGTAATCATATGCGCAAGCGTATCTTAAAAGTTTCTCCTAAAGCGCGACCTGAATTAAAAGGCAGTCGAGCAATACCGACTATACCGTTAAAATTGATTAATTCTTTTTTAAGTCGTGATTATGTCGCAGCGGATGAAAAATTAAAACATGCCCCTGTGATCTTAGGCAATAATGACGGTAATACGACATTCATTGTTGGCCATAGTATTTTTGCATCCAGTTCTTTAAAACCGGGTCAATATGGTATTTATCGCCGCGGTCGTATTTATATCGACCCTGTTACTAATGAAAAATTAGGTAACGAAGTGGAGTTTATAGCCATTGCTCGCGTTGTGAATACTGGAACGGAAACGATTCCAGCGAAATTATCAATTTTAAAAAGTGCGAAAGAGGCGCGTAAAGGTGATCGATTACTCCCTATGCCGGAGCAAGATCGCTTACCGGTGTATTTTCAGCCGCGTAATTTTCAATTAGCGAGTGATGGTGTCATTGTCGCTGCGGATGAAAAATACAATACTATTGGTAAAAACGATGTGGTGATCATTAATCGAGGTTGGCGTGATAGTGTAGGTGCTGGCGATGTTTTTGCGGTATTAAAACGCGGTAAGACGATAATTCGTCGTGAACAAGACCTTGACTTTAATTATGACGATCAAATTAATCAATATGATAAACTTTTTTCTGACAAAAATGAGTTACAGCTCCCAGATGAACGGATCGGAGAAATGATGGTGTTCAAAGTTTACGACAAAGTCAGCCTTGCACTTATTACACATAGCTCACAAGTGATTAAACTGAATGATAAGGTAAGCAACTTATGA
- the dprA gene encoding DNA-processing protein DprA, whose translation MVNEQDKYWLALYDVPQIGGSRALRLLKKTSLTRLFTGSVLYLQSLGLDTAQQQSILNPDWLAIENTLNWLADQPERYLIPITSNDYPLTLKNIGSPPLLLYVEGNVELLSKPQIAMVGTRDPSYYGKRHAHSFAVELVQEGLVVTSGLAIGVDSECHRSALAAKGHTIAVLGTGLANIYPKRHQKLAQQIREQGALVSEFSPFTQARPEHFPRRNRIVSGLSLGVVVIEAALNSGSLISARYAVEQGREVFALPGAIDNPMAAGCHYLIQQGAKLITQISDITDELTYINVSTNSEQTDLFSAVPETVSLPNQIILDSVGYEVTTADIIAEHSQQPVSQVLTSLIELELDNWVSVVPGGYVRSQRRG comes from the coding sequence ATGGTTAATGAGCAAGATAAATATTGGTTAGCACTATACGACGTCCCCCAAATTGGTGGTAGTAGGGCGCTAAGGTTATTGAAAAAAACATCGTTAACTAGATTATTTACTGGTTCTGTTCTGTATCTACAATCACTTGGTTTGGATACAGCGCAGCAACAGAGCATTCTAAACCCTGATTGGCTGGCTATTGAGAACACCTTAAATTGGCTTGCGGATCAACCTGAACGTTATCTTATCCCTATTACCTCAAATGATTATCCACTGACATTAAAAAATATTGGTTCTCCACCCTTACTTTTGTATGTAGAAGGTAATGTTGAGTTATTATCGAAACCACAAATCGCCATGGTTGGTACTCGAGATCCAAGTTATTATGGCAAGCGGCATGCACATAGTTTTGCCGTCGAATTAGTGCAAGAAGGACTAGTGGTTACCAGTGGTCTTGCGATTGGTGTTGATAGTGAATGTCATCGTAGTGCATTAGCAGCGAAAGGGCATACTATTGCAGTTTTAGGTACTGGTTTAGCCAATATTTATCCTAAGCGTCATCAGAAATTAGCACAACAGATTAGGGAACAGGGGGCGTTAGTTTCCGAGTTTAGCCCTTTTACTCAAGCGAGACCGGAACACTTTCCCCGTCGTAATCGCATTGTTAGTGGCCTCTCACTTGGTGTTGTGGTCATTGAGGCTGCATTAAACAGCGGGTCATTAATTTCAGCTCGTTATGCCGTAGAGCAAGGCCGTGAAGTCTTTGCTTTGCCTGGCGCCATTGATAATCCGATGGCAGCAGGTTGTCATTATTTGATCCAACAAGGGGCAAAGCTAATTACTCAAATTAGTGATATTACCGATGAACTCACATATATAAATGTAAGTACGAATTCTGAGCAAACAGACCTATTCAGTGCTGTTCCTGAGACTGTTTCATTGCCAAATCAAATTATCTTAGATAGTGTCGGTTATGAAGTAACGACAGCAGATATTATTGCTGAGCACAGCCAACAACCTGTTAGCCAAGTATTAACGAGTTTAATTGAACTTGAACTTGATAATTGGGTGAGTGTTGTGCCCGGTGGTTATGTGAGATCGCAACGGAGGGGCTAA
- a CDS encoding DUF494 family protein — MLDILIYLFENFYEQNESEFLVDRDDLLGELIKVGFAEAEIHKAITWIENLVELRSGGVQTHLQVSSVSSMRIYTEAEQLYINTECRGFLLFLEHIDVLNIETREMAIARLIELENTNLDLEDIKWVILMVLFNVPNGEAAYLQMEELVQAKAHNYLH, encoded by the coding sequence ATGCTAGATATACTTATTTATCTTTTCGAAAACTTTTATGAACAAAATGAATCTGAGTTCTTAGTTGATCGAGATGACTTACTCGGTGAGTTAATTAAGGTTGGTTTTGCTGAAGCTGAAATTCATAAAGCAATTACATGGATTGAAAACTTAGTCGAATTACGAAGTGGTGGGGTTCAAACTCATCTGCAAGTTTCGAGTGTGAGTTCAATGCGGATTTATACAGAGGCCGAGCAACTTTATATAAATACCGAGTGCCGTGGTTTCTTATTATTTTTAGAGCATATTGACGTGCTTAATATTGAAACTAGAGAAATGGCCATCGCACGTTTAATTGAACTTGAGAATACCAATTTGGATCTTGAGGACATTAAATGGGTTATCTTAATGGTATTATTTAATGTGCCAAACGGTGAAGCAGCATATTTACAGATGGAAGAATTAGTACAGGCTAAAGCGCATAATTACCTGCATTAA
- a CDS encoding type I DNA topoisomerase, which translates to MSKNDDKLFTVHEHALEKEYETCPQCGAELSIKNAKSGPFLGCNNYPTCGYSRPLSNQSHFEDDKVLVGSECPECQHELVLKRGRYGFFIGCTQFPTCSYMSKTETPDETGICCPQCKSGDLMQKKSRFGKIFYSCNKYPKCKYIINFKPISETCPECHWGILVEKKTSNGKQLICPQKSCGYKRALLE; encoded by the coding sequence ATGTCTAAAAATGACGACAAACTATTTACAGTTCATGAACATGCCTTGGAAAAAGAGTACGAGACGTGCCCGCAATGTGGTGCTGAGTTAAGTATTAAAAATGCCAAATCAGGGCCATTTTTAGGTTGCAATAATTATCCTACTTGTGGGTATTCACGCCCGCTATCAAATCAATCACATTTCGAAGATGACAAAGTGTTGGTTGGTTCCGAATGTCCTGAGTGTCAGCATGAACTCGTATTGAAACGTGGCCGTTATGGCTTTTTTATTGGTTGTACCCAATTTCCCACTTGCAGTTACATGTCTAAAACAGAAACGCCAGACGAAACTGGTATATGTTGTCCGCAGTGTAAGTCGGGTGATTTGATGCAGAAAAAATCACGTTTCGGAAAAATATTTTATTCTTGTAATAAATACCCTAAGTGTAAATACATTATTAATTTCAAACCTATTTCAGAAACTTGCCCTGAATGTCATTGGGGCATTTTAGTTGAAAAAAAAACCAGTAATGGAAAACAACTTATCTGTCCGCAGAAAAGCTGTGGCTATAAGCGTGCTTTATTAGAATAG